In one Chitinophaga sancti genomic region, the following are encoded:
- a CDS encoding HesA/MoeB/ThiF family protein, protein MRYDRQLKLEGFGPAKQELLHNAAILVIGAGGLGVPVLQYLTAMGVGKIGIVEHDTISITNLQRQVLYHTAEQGQSKLFSAIKRLQQLNPEVQFMPHDTWLSPENALDIFTPYDVIVDCSDNFGTRYLVNDACVLLNKPFVYGAIHKYEGQVSVFNYKGSATYRCLFPEPPAPGTMQNCSDIGVLGVLPGIIGTYQANEVVKIICGIGEPLANQLLTIDTLNNIHQVFQFKPVRQPISQLMEEYDIPCDTGGVKPLSVQELHQWLEAGKEVQLIDVREPDEWEICKLPQAIFIPMRMVGGMLPQLRKDIPTAVLCHHGMRSMMIAQQLDAAGFPKVYNVTGGIHAWAYDIDEQMNTY, encoded by the coding sequence ATGAGGTATGACAGACAATTGAAACTGGAAGGATTTGGTCCTGCCAAACAAGAATTATTACATAACGCAGCTATATTAGTGATCGGCGCAGGTGGATTGGGAGTGCCCGTATTACAATACCTAACGGCAATGGGCGTAGGTAAAATCGGAATTGTAGAACACGATACAATTTCCATCACCAACCTGCAAAGACAGGTCTTATACCACACCGCAGAACAGGGCCAATCCAAGCTTTTCTCCGCTATCAAACGATTACAGCAACTCAATCCTGAAGTACAATTCATGCCGCACGATACCTGGCTTTCGCCGGAGAATGCCCTGGATATTTTTACTCCATACGATGTCATCGTTGATTGTTCTGACAACTTCGGTACCCGCTACCTGGTAAACGATGCCTGTGTGCTGCTGAACAAACCATTTGTATACGGCGCGATTCATAAATACGAAGGACAGGTAAGTGTATTCAACTATAAAGGGAGCGCAACATATCGCTGTCTGTTCCCCGAACCACCAGCACCCGGTACGATGCAGAATTGCAGCGATATTGGCGTATTAGGTGTACTGCCAGGGATCATTGGTACCTATCAGGCAAATGAAGTGGTGAAGATCATTTGTGGGATCGGAGAACCATTAGCCAATCAGTTACTGACCATCGATACATTGAATAATATTCACCAGGTATTTCAGTTCAAACCAGTAAGACAACCGATTAGTCAACTCATGGAAGAATACGATATCCCCTGCGATACAGGTGGCGTAAAACCACTCAGCGTACAGGAATTACATCAGTGGTTAGAAGCAGGAAAAGAAGTGCAGTTAATCGATGTAAGAGAACCCGATGAATGGGAGATTTGTAAACTGCCACAGGCCATCTTTATTCCAATGCGTATGGTAGGTGGTATGCTTCCGCAACTGAGGAAAGATATACCTACCGCAGTATTATGCCATCATGGTATGAGAAGTATGATGATTGCCCAGCAACTGGATGCGGCCGGTTTTCCAAAAGTATATAATGTAACAGGTGGTATACATGCCTGGGCTTATGATATAGACGAGCAGATGAACACTTACTGA
- the moaA gene encoding GTP 3',8-cyclase MoaA, with product MLTDAHNRIINYIRLAVTDRCNLRCTYCMPEQMQFLQRKELLTNEEILTLLKPLAAAGINKLRITGGEPFLRKDLMPLLAALKEFIPDISITTNGVLTQSFIPQLKALGIQKINLSLDTLHRDRFLEITRRDQFPAVMQTLHSLLEHDMQVKLNVVIMAGVNTDELPAFAALTKHTPISVRFIEEMPFNGQGHSFSGNQWNYLRILDTLQEFFPLEKLPDAPQATSITYQIPGHQGQVGVIPAYSRTFCGTCNRLRITPTGGLKTCLYGGDVLNVRDLLRNGANNAFIMNEIRHALGNRAIDGFAAERQNQHWDSMSVIGG from the coding sequence ATGTTGACAGACGCACATAATCGTATTATTAATTATATCAGGCTGGCAGTGACTGATCGCTGTAACCTGCGCTGTACCTATTGCATGCCGGAACAGATGCAGTTTCTGCAGCGAAAGGAACTGCTCACCAATGAGGAAATTCTCACACTTTTAAAACCGCTGGCAGCTGCTGGGATTAATAAATTACGGATTACGGGCGGTGAGCCTTTTCTTCGGAAAGACCTGATGCCATTGCTGGCAGCGTTGAAAGAGTTCATTCCTGATATTTCTATCACTACCAATGGGGTATTAACACAATCTTTTATTCCCCAGTTAAAAGCCTTAGGCATCCAAAAAATCAACCTGAGCCTGGATACCCTGCACAGAGACCGTTTCCTGGAGATCACGAGGAGAGATCAGTTTCCCGCTGTGATGCAGACTTTGCATAGCCTGCTGGAACATGATATGCAGGTAAAACTGAATGTGGTGATCATGGCTGGGGTGAATACGGACGAGCTGCCTGCCTTTGCAGCGCTGACCAAACATACGCCCATATCTGTACGGTTTATTGAAGAAATGCCTTTTAACGGGCAAGGGCATAGTTTTTCAGGTAATCAATGGAATTACCTGCGTATTCTTGACACCTTACAGGAGTTTTTTCCTCTGGAGAAATTGCCGGATGCACCACAGGCTACCAGTATAACCTACCAGATTCCTGGTCATCAGGGGCAGGTAGGCGTCATCCCCGCCTATAGCAGAACATTTTGTGGTACCTGCAACCGTCTCCGCATTACTCCCACAGGAGGATTGAAAACCTGCCTCTATGGTGGGGATGTATTAAATGTAAGGGATCTGCTGCGTAATGGGGCCAACAATGCTTTTATTATGAACGAGATCCGCCATGCCCTTGGGAATAGGGCAATAGATGGTTTTGCAGCAGAACGCCAGAACCAGCACTGGGATAGTATGTCTGTCATAGGCGGATAA
- a CDS encoding MoaD/ThiS family protein — protein sequence MYVNYYIIVALSTTMRVLLFGIAKDIAGAATITTTAVADVAALKEWLYEQYPALRELRSLMIAVNKVYANDEQALLPGDEIAVIPPVSGG from the coding sequence ATGTATGTAAATTACTACATTATCGTAGCTTTATCTACAACTATGCGTGTGTTATTATTTGGTATTGCAAAAGATATTGCCGGAGCGGCAACTATCACCACTACTGCGGTTGCTGATGTAGCAGCACTGAAAGAATGGCTGTATGAACAATACCCCGCCTTGCGGGAACTACGCTCGCTGATGATAGCGGTGAATAAAGTGTATGCAAATGATGAGCAAGCATTACTGCCCGGTGATGAGATTGCTGTAATACCTCCCGTAAGTGGCGGATGA
- a CDS encoding molybdenum cofactor biosynthesis protein MoaE, translating into MKNVNMNFLVKIAADINVQQALDFVESPDCGGVVLFVGNVRNETQGKKVVRLFFECYEPMAIAEMEKIARHTISALGIKRIAILHITGEKLPGETVVVIAAAAPHRGVAFEACEYAIDTLKQTVPIWKKEFFEDGAIWVAAHP; encoded by the coding sequence ATGAAAAATGTAAATATGAACTTCCTGGTAAAGATCGCAGCTGATATCAATGTGCAACAGGCACTGGACTTTGTGGAATCACCGGATTGTGGTGGTGTAGTACTCTTTGTGGGTAATGTGCGCAATGAAACACAGGGGAAAAAAGTAGTCAGGTTATTTTTCGAATGCTATGAACCAATGGCGATTGCCGAAATGGAGAAAATAGCCCGTCATACCATTTCAGCATTAGGTATCAAACGAATCGCTATTCTACACATCACCGGAGAAAAATTGCCTGGCGAAACAGTGGTTGTCATTGCTGCCGCCGCACCCCACAGAGGCGTGGCTTTTGAAGCCTGTGAATACGCTATCGATACATTAAAACAAACAGTGCCTATCTGGAAAAAAGAATTCTTCGAAGATGGTGCTATCTGGGTAGCTGCGCATCCATAA
- a CDS encoding DUF1501 domain-containing protein has translation MLILNRRRFLQAGSLASASMFVPKFLKALEHSTAAMVPPGNKVLVIIQLSGGNDGLNTVIPYRNDIYYQLRPSLGIQREKALSLTDETGLHPAMVGMKALYDDGGMGILQNVGYPNPDRSHFRSMDIWQTASNAADYWGNGWVGRYLDAQCKDCDKPVQALEIDDTLSLAMKGEFQKGLAFNDPGRLSAGMNAALYRDLMHNHRDEESNVDYLYKTLGSTLSSANYIQKQFKTYDTKEDYPSTHLGKSLRTISKLIMSDISTKVYYVSHGSFDTHVNQQSQQQNLFKQLDDAVTVFTRDLKNNNRFQDVVVMTFSEFGRRVAQNASNGTDHGTANNMFLIGGGLKQQGLLNEGPDLTNLKDGDLQYKVDFKRVYATLLNKWLGADDKAILKQHYDYLSFI, from the coding sequence ATGCTAATACTGAACAGACGTCGTTTTTTACAAGCGGGTTCACTGGCCTCGGCATCTATGTTCGTACCAAAGTTCCTGAAGGCATTGGAGCATTCAACAGCTGCCATGGTGCCACCTGGCAATAAGGTACTTGTGATAATCCAGTTGTCAGGTGGTAATGATGGTCTGAATACCGTCATCCCATATCGCAACGATATCTATTATCAACTCCGCCCCAGCTTAGGTATACAAAGAGAAAAGGCCTTGTCGCTCACAGATGAAACGGGTCTTCACCCTGCCATGGTCGGCATGAAAGCATTGTATGATGATGGTGGTATGGGCATCCTGCAAAACGTAGGCTATCCTAATCCTGATCGCTCACATTTCCGCTCGATGGACATCTGGCAAACAGCCAGCAATGCTGCTGATTACTGGGGCAATGGTTGGGTAGGCCGCTACCTGGATGCACAGTGTAAAGATTGTGATAAACCCGTACAGGCACTGGAAATAGATGATACTTTAAGCCTGGCCATGAAAGGCGAATTCCAGAAAGGATTGGCTTTCAATGATCCTGGTAGATTAAGTGCCGGCATGAATGCAGCGCTTTACAGAGATCTGATGCATAACCATCGGGATGAGGAATCCAATGTAGACTACCTGTACAAAACACTGGGCTCTACCTTATCATCTGCCAACTACATTCAAAAGCAATTTAAAACATACGATACCAAAGAAGACTATCCATCCACACATCTTGGAAAAAGTCTGCGCACAATTTCAAAGCTCATCATGTCTGACATCAGTACCAAGGTATACTATGTATCTCATGGTAGTTTTGACACCCACGTCAATCAGCAATCACAGCAACAGAACCTGTTCAAACAACTGGATGATGCGGTAACTGTATTTACCCGTGATCTGAAAAACAATAACCGCTTTCAGGACGTAGTGGTCATGACCTTTTCGGAATTTGGCAGAAGGGTAGCGCAAAACGCCAGCAATGGTACAGATCATGGTACTGCCAATAATATGTTCCTGATAGGAGGTGGATTAAAGCAGCAAGGCTTACTGAATGAGGGGCCTGATTTAACGAACCTGAAAGATGGAGACCTGCAATACAAAGTAGATTTCAAGCGAGTGTATGCTACACTGCTCAACAAATGGTTGGGGGCAGATGACAAGGCCATCTTAAAACAACACTACGATTATCTGTCATTTATTTAG
- a CDS encoding NTP transferase domain-containing protein: protein MSALYGLILCGGRSLRMQQDKSQLDYHGLPQWQYLAQLLAPLTEKVYLSCREDQELETALEVIIDSVGDAGPATGILSAYKAFPERAWLVLACDLPLISAQSLELLIASRDRAREATAFISSFKQSPEPLMTIWEPAGLKRLDLERGCPRKTLLKADIALIENPFAIEQFNANTPAEREEAIKTIMDAQLPR, encoded by the coding sequence ATGTCAGCTTTGTATGGATTGATATTATGTGGCGGGCGAAGCCTGCGCATGCAGCAGGACAAGAGTCAGCTGGATTATCACGGGTTGCCTCAATGGCAATACCTGGCGCAGTTACTGGCACCACTCACAGAGAAAGTATACCTCTCCTGCCGGGAAGACCAGGAATTGGAGACAGCGTTAGAAGTAATTATTGATAGTGTGGGGGATGCAGGTCCTGCAACAGGGATATTGAGTGCGTATAAAGCATTCCCGGAGAGAGCATGGTTAGTGCTGGCCTGCGATCTGCCTTTGATCAGTGCACAAAGTCTTGAGTTATTAATTGCTTCACGGGATAGGGCCAGAGAAGCCACAGCTTTTATCAGTTCATTTAAACAATCACCTGAACCATTGATGACAATATGGGAACCAGCGGGATTGAAAAGATTGGATCTTGAAAGAGGATGCCCCCGCAAAACATTGCTGAAAGCGGATATCGCATTAATAGAAAATCCGTTTGCAATAGAACAGTTTAATGCCAATACTCCTGCGGAAAGAGAAGAAGCGATCAAAACGATTATGGATGCGCAGCTACCCAGATAG
- a CDS encoding DUF1800 domain-containing protein produces MVPEKLQMQHLAWRAGFGERYPVIADWTHKRRKQIVSKILIGPAKDETTPIRIIDQSDLPDYKKKKDLDADTRKMVQQMNTQGIKDLNVSWVNEMVRSTHPLREKMALFWHGHFACRTQNVLFNQQLLDVIRVNALGNFGDLLTAVSKTPAMLQFLNNQQNKKAHPNENFAREVMELFTMGRGNYTEQDIKEAARAFTGWAFDEEGNFVFREKTHDEGVKNVLGKQGNFNGDDVLKILLEKKATAHFITAKVYKFFVDEQTSDAEKINTLADKFYSSGYDIKELMRNIFMADWFYDSQLIGTHIKSPIELLVGFRRTIPVDFDREEVMISFQQVLGQTLFYPPNVAGWPGGRNWIDSSSLMYRMQLPSMILYEKDFNIQPKEITPEMGMGSYKTTQEVNEAAKKQYAKKIKGLIHWDDYLQDYKDVTRDDLAATIADTLLQNSKNVSRQILENYADITSREQFIKTVTIAVMSTPEYQLC; encoded by the coding sequence ATGGTTCCTGAAAAATTACAGATGCAGCACCTTGCATGGAGGGCTGGCTTTGGAGAACGCTATCCCGTAATAGCCGATTGGACCCATAAGCGCCGTAAACAAATTGTCAGCAAGATCCTCATCGGCCCAGCCAAAGATGAGACGACTCCCATCAGGATCATTGACCAGTCCGACCTTCCTGACTACAAAAAGAAAAAGGACCTGGATGCAGATACCCGCAAAATGGTGCAGCAAATGAATACGCAGGGCATCAAAGACCTGAACGTATCATGGGTGAATGAAATGGTGCGCAGCACACATCCCCTGCGAGAAAAAATGGCCCTCTTCTGGCACGGACATTTTGCCTGCCGCACACAGAATGTGCTGTTCAACCAGCAATTACTGGATGTGATCAGGGTCAATGCCCTGGGCAATTTTGGCGATCTGCTCACCGCTGTTTCCAAGACGCCTGCCATGTTGCAGTTCCTGAATAATCAACAAAATAAGAAAGCACACCCCAATGAAAATTTCGCACGTGAAGTGATGGAATTATTCACCATGGGTCGTGGTAACTATACAGAACAGGATATAAAGGAAGCTGCCAGAGCCTTCACAGGATGGGCTTTTGATGAAGAAGGTAATTTTGTGTTCCGGGAAAAAACACATGACGAGGGTGTAAAAAACGTGTTGGGTAAACAAGGAAATTTCAATGGTGATGATGTGTTGAAAATTCTACTGGAAAAAAAAGCAACCGCACATTTCATCACTGCCAAAGTGTATAAATTCTTTGTAGATGAGCAGACATCCGATGCTGAGAAAATCAATACACTTGCTGATAAATTCTACAGTTCCGGTTATGATATCAAAGAACTGATGCGCAACATCTTCATGGCAGACTGGTTTTACGATAGTCAGCTTATCGGCACACATATCAAATCACCTATTGAATTACTGGTAGGTTTTCGCAGAACTATCCCTGTTGATTTTGACAGGGAAGAAGTGATGATCTCCTTTCAACAGGTATTGGGGCAAACATTATTCTACCCGCCAAACGTAGCGGGGTGGCCCGGTGGCCGCAACTGGATAGATAGCTCGAGTCTCATGTACCGCATGCAGTTACCATCCATGATACTCTATGAAAAGGATTTCAATATTCAGCCCAAAGAGATCACACCGGAAATGGGAATGGGGAGTTATAAAACTACCCAGGAAGTGAATGAAGCTGCAAAAAAGCAATACGCAAAAAAGATAAAAGGGCTTATTCATTGGGATGATTATCTGCAGGATTACAAAGATGTTACGCGCGATGATCTCGCTGCCACAATTGCTGATACGCTTTTGCAGAACAGTAAAAACGTAAGCAGGCAAATCCTGGAAAACTACGCTGACATTACATCCAGGGAACAGTTCATTAAAACAGTAACCATCGCAGTGATGAGTACACCGGAATATCAATTGTGTTAA
- a CDS encoding PepSY-associated TM helix domain-containing protein: MKRLIGWLHLWLGLSSGLVVIVVALSGSLLVFEDELEHLFQPSLFSVNAPVGAERMSLDALAAIVHDQYPDYKPNNIEIQPVANSTVTFYLKKGKAKGQLLMVVTDPYTGKITHTADQDKRFFVVVKNLHRYLCMGETGKMITGISCSMFALIIISGLILWWPKKNTRKQRMKVKWNASFKRLNWDLHAVFGFYIHVVIFITALTGLIWSYKWVNNLLFYAFDGKPQAKVEVPESKPVKGNEIAWLDKIVAATNQRLTYNGIVNIRFPEKKEQAISVGKENTDRITTHIVDVLYFQSGSGAFVGDKLFANDTKGTQARRLVYPIHTGGLLGWPTKILAFICALIAASLPVTGFLIWWGKKQKKPVAKKHSSPKATTA, encoded by the coding sequence ATGAAGCGATTAATTGGATGGTTACATCTCTGGCTAGGCCTTTCCTCTGGTCTGGTGGTTATTGTGGTTGCACTGAGTGGCAGCCTGTTGGTGTTTGAAGATGAACTGGAACACCTGTTTCAACCTTCTCTTTTTAGTGTTAATGCACCGGTAGGAGCCGAAAGAATGTCGCTGGATGCTTTGGCAGCGATCGTACACGATCAATACCCAGATTACAAACCGAATAATATTGAAATACAGCCTGTGGCCAACAGCACCGTTACCTTTTACCTGAAAAAGGGAAAGGCAAAAGGGCAATTGCTGATGGTGGTAACAGATCCTTATACCGGGAAAATCACGCATACTGCAGACCAGGATAAACGGTTCTTTGTGGTGGTGAAGAACCTGCACAGGTACCTTTGTATGGGTGAAACGGGTAAGATGATTACAGGTATTTCCTGTAGCATGTTTGCCCTTATCATCATCAGCGGATTAATTCTCTGGTGGCCGAAAAAGAATACCCGTAAGCAGCGGATGAAAGTAAAGTGGAATGCAAGTTTCAAAAGACTGAACTGGGATCTGCATGCGGTGTTTGGTTTCTATATTCACGTAGTTATTTTCATTACTGCACTCACAGGTTTGATATGGAGTTATAAGTGGGTGAATAACCTGCTGTTCTATGCATTTGATGGTAAGCCGCAGGCAAAGGTAGAAGTACCGGAAAGCAAGCCTGTAAAGGGAAATGAGATTGCCTGGTTGGATAAAATAGTAGCAGCAACCAACCAGCGACTAACATACAATGGTATAGTAAATATCCGTTTTCCTGAAAAGAAAGAGCAGGCGATCTCTGTAGGAAAAGAGAATACTGACAGGATCACCACGCATATTGTAGATGTACTGTATTTTCAGTCAGGCAGTGGTGCTTTTGTAGGCGATAAATTATTTGCCAATGATACAAAAGGTACACAGGCGAGAAGATTGGTTTACCCGATTCATACAGGAGGATTGCTTGGCTGGCCAACGAAGATATTGGCTTTTATATGCGCGCTCATTGCCGCATCACTGCCGGTAACGGGATTCCTGATCTGGTGGGGGAAGAAGCAGAAAAAACCTGTTGCAAAAAAACACTCAAGCCCAAAAGCAACTACAGCCTAA
- a CDS encoding GNAT family N-acetyltransferase produces the protein MQHFLPNGQILELRQAVLDDAPVLLSYFRQLMSETDFLLYTREEAASWTVEEEREFIHSFSKDANDLLLLAFAGHQPIGTLSIRQNTFSKEAHIGNLGIGVLHSYWNMGIGRRMMTAATRWAEQHPQLEIIQLGVLANNERAIQLYRNFGYMEYGRMQKGIRQPDGSYVDNILMSKRVKP, from the coding sequence ATGCAGCATTTTCTCCCCAATGGTCAAATCCTGGAACTCCGCCAGGCCGTACTGGACGATGCTCCGGTACTCCTATCCTATTTCCGCCAGTTAATGAGCGAAACAGACTTCCTCCTTTATACCCGCGAAGAAGCTGCCTCCTGGACGGTGGAAGAAGAAAGAGAATTCATCCATTCTTTTTCTAAAGATGCAAACGACCTGTTGCTATTAGCTTTCGCAGGCCATCAACCCATCGGCACCCTTTCTATTCGCCAGAACACCTTCTCGAAAGAAGCACACATCGGCAACCTGGGTATTGGTGTCCTCCACAGTTACTGGAACATGGGCATCGGCAGGAGAATGATGACGGCTGCCACCCGCTGGGCAGAACAACATCCACAATTAGAAATCATTCAGCTGGGGGTACTCGCTAATAATGAAAGAGCAATCCAGTTATACCGTAACTTTGGCTATATGGAATATGGTCGTATGCAAAAAGGCATCCGCCAGCCAGATGGATCTTATGTAGATAATATCCTGATGTCGAAACGAGTAAAGCCATAG
- a CDS encoding DUF7009 family protein, whose product MKIRIRGNSIRYRLDKTDIASLQEQQQVEEITRIGAGTLHFSIHAKAGEPSIVMNANKVQLFLPADQVSTWTSTEQVGFKHELPNADGSVLHLLIEKDFKCLTERDEDESQAFNNPAQSC is encoded by the coding sequence ATGAAAATAAGAATTCGCGGGAACAGTATCCGCTACAGGTTGGATAAAACTGATATTGCCAGCTTGCAGGAACAGCAGCAGGTAGAAGAAATTACGAGGATTGGCGCCGGCACCCTGCATTTTTCTATACACGCAAAGGCAGGGGAACCTTCCATTGTAATGAATGCGAATAAAGTACAATTATTTTTGCCTGCGGATCAGGTTTCTACATGGACCAGCACTGAACAGGTAGGCTTTAAGCATGAGCTGCCCAATGCCGATGGCTCTGTATTACACCTGCTGATAGAAAAAGATTTTAAATGTCTGACCGAAAGAGATGAGGACGAAAGCCAGGCTTTCAATAATCCTGCGCAGAGTTGCTAA
- the moaC gene encoding cyclic pyranopterin monophosphate synthase MoaC, with translation MSNDSSKQGFSHLNTADQPTMVDVSGKMVTERIAVAESRVYLPEVIRQQFSGSDIQTAKGAVFQTAILAGIMAAKKTPDLIPLCHTLLLEGCKVDIQLEGEEAVVRCTIKTTGRTGVEMEALTGASIAALTIYDMCKAFSHDMEIRQTKLISKTGGKRDF, from the coding sequence ATGAGCAATGATTCAAGTAAACAAGGTTTTTCCCACCTAAATACAGCTGATCAACCAACGATGGTAGATGTAAGCGGCAAAATGGTGACGGAAAGAATTGCGGTGGCAGAAAGCAGGGTCTATTTGCCTGAGGTAATCCGGCAACAATTCAGTGGTTCGGATATTCAAACGGCAAAAGGAGCAGTGTTTCAGACAGCGATCCTGGCAGGTATTATGGCTGCAAAAAAAACGCCAGATCTTATTCCGCTTTGTCATACCTTATTATTGGAAGGTTGTAAAGTAGATATTCAACTGGAGGGGGAAGAAGCAGTAGTAAGGTGTACGATCAAGACTACCGGCAGAACGGGAGTAGAGATGGAAGCATTGACAGGTGCCAGCATTGCAGCTTTGACCATTTATGATATGTGCAAGGCTTTTTCTCATGATATGGAGATCAGGCAAACTAAATTAATCAGTAAAACAGGCGGTAAACGGGATTTCTGA
- a CDS encoding molybdopterin molybdotransferase MoeA, protein MDVIAAYAAVMGIARDFGMEQVPFTSATGRVLREPVLSDRDFPPYDRVAMDGIAINFEAYAKGQTVFGVEDMQAAGMPRKQLGSMADCLEVMTGAILPELTDTVIQYEHLEVSEHDGFRRFTIKAGVAQGQHIHRQGTDAAAGQVLIAAGTRISAAETGVLAAVGKTMVSVSRLPKVAIITTGDELVPVSETPDIHQVRTSNSYTLAAALQTELGIHASYYHVNDDLTAIQQLLRSLSDHDVLICTGAVSAGKYDYLPQVLEEMGMQQVFHKVQQRPGKPFLFGYFENGPVIFALPGNPVSGFMCCYRYVIPWLKASLQITAAPEPYAVLGTDVHFKPPLTYFMPVRLHPVASGQLIALPPPYHGSGDLAALLQADGFVELPSEKEIFEKGSSYPVWRFRS, encoded by the coding sequence ATGGATGTCATAGCTGCCTATGCTGCCGTCATGGGGATAGCCAGAGACTTCGGGATGGAGCAGGTGCCATTTACTTCCGCTACCGGAAGGGTCCTGCGCGAACCCGTATTATCCGATCGTGACTTTCCTCCCTATGATCGCGTTGCGATGGATGGGATTGCCATTAATTTTGAGGCCTACGCCAAAGGTCAGACTGTATTTGGTGTAGAAGACATGCAAGCCGCAGGTATGCCGCGTAAGCAACTCGGAAGCATGGCCGATTGTCTGGAAGTGATGACCGGCGCGATTTTGCCGGAACTGACAGATACCGTTATTCAATATGAACATCTTGAAGTCTCGGAGCATGATGGCTTCCGTCGCTTTACTATCAAAGCTGGGGTAGCACAGGGGCAACACATTCACCGCCAGGGCACCGATGCTGCTGCTGGTCAGGTATTGATCGCTGCAGGTACACGTATTTCTGCTGCGGAAACAGGGGTACTGGCTGCTGTAGGCAAAACAATGGTTAGCGTAAGCCGCCTCCCCAAAGTGGCCATCATCACTACCGGCGATGAACTGGTACCTGTATCAGAAACACCGGATATTCACCAGGTACGTACTTCCAACTCTTATACACTTGCTGCTGCATTGCAGACTGAACTGGGCATTCATGCTTCGTATTACCATGTCAATGATGATTTAACAGCAATACAACAATTATTAAGATCGTTATCAGATCACGACGTATTAATTTGCACAGGAGCCGTTTCGGCAGGTAAATACGATTACCTGCCACAGGTATTGGAAGAGATGGGTATGCAGCAGGTATTTCATAAAGTACAACAGCGCCCGGGTAAACCTTTCCTGTTTGGGTATTTTGAAAATGGTCCGGTCATATTTGCTTTACCAGGTAACCCGGTATCCGGGTTCATGTGTTGTTATCGTTACGTAATACCCTGGCTCAAAGCCTCCTTACAAATTACAGCAGCACCTGAGCCATATGCTGTTCTGGGAACAGATGTACATTTCAAACCGCCATTAACCTATTTCATGCCAGTGCGTTTGCACCCTGTAGCCAGCGGCCAGCTCATCGCTTTGCCACCACCCTACCACGGTTCCGGAGATCTGGCAGCTTTATTGCAGGCAGATGGATTCGTGGAATTGCCATCAGAAAAAGAGATTTTTGAGAAAGGTAGTAGTTATCCTGTGTGGAGATTCAGATCCTGA